The following coding sequences lie in one Methylosinus sp. PW1 genomic window:
- a CDS encoding GDSL-type esterase/lipase family protein has protein sequence MTTITTLAQILFILVILPLLFGALIVASDGGARRAFRIALHRRVAHLRPPRYAIVGDSLAAQCDWRPLRRRPFDVLRLCLGGATLKDIGAQIVEARMMGARCFVIDGGLNDLLFDEAPLAQIENDFRALLRRLPEDARGVLMLAPHVADAAMAPRIDEINALMRALAEARGLAVVDLAPQLSHNGARRPEMTDDGLHFSPLAAKLWVRAAKERLLRDGLA, from the coding sequence ATGACGACAATTACGACATTGGCGCAAATTCTTTTCATTCTCGTCATCCTCCCGCTGCTCTTCGGCGCGCTGATCGTCGCCTCCGACGGCGGCGCGCGGCGCGCATTTCGCATCGCGCTGCATCGCCGCGTCGCGCATCTGCGGCCGCCGCGCTACGCCATCGTCGGCGATAGCCTCGCGGCGCAATGCGATTGGCGCCCGCTCCGCCGGCGTCCTTTCGACGTGCTGCGCCTCTGCCTCGGCGGCGCGACGTTGAAGGATATAGGTGCGCAAATCGTCGAGGCGCGCATGATGGGCGCGCGCTGCTTCGTCATCGACGGCGGCTTGAACGATCTCTTGTTCGACGAGGCGCCGCTCGCGCAGATCGAAAATGATTTTCGCGCGCTGCTGCGCCGCCTGCCGGAGGATGCGCGCGGCGTTCTGATGCTCGCGCCGCATGTCGCCGATGCGGCGATGGCGCCGCGCATAGACGAGATCAATGCGCTGATGCGCGCGCTCGCCGAGGCGCGCGGGCTCGCCGTCGTCGATCTCGCGCCGCAGCTCTCGCACAATGGCGCGCGGCGGCCGGAGATGACCGATGACGGCCTGCATTTCTCGCCGCTCGCCGCGAAGCTATGGGTGCGGGCGGCGAAAGAGCGCCTTCTTCGCGATGGGCTCGCCTGA
- a CDS encoding DUF2165 family protein: protein MIARIAKILLTACAGLLGLVAGLGNIFDYDTNFEVLRHVVAMDTTHADAALMSRAIVSDSLQRLLYAGIIATELAFGALCLYGALRLFGARKDEAARFEAAKQCAIGGLALGFALYFFGFMIIGGEWFQMWRSIDWNFQQPAFRFIGSLGLILLFVAQPETPRG, encoded by the coding sequence ATGATCGCTCGCATCGCCAAGATCCTGCTCACCGCCTGCGCCGGCCTGCTCGGCCTCGTCGCCGGGCTCGGCAATATTTTCGATTATGACACGAATTTCGAGGTCCTTCGCCATGTCGTCGCCATGGACACGACCCATGCCGACGCCGCGCTGATGAGCCGCGCCATAGTCTCCGACTCGCTTCAGCGGCTGCTCTATGCCGGGATCATCGCGACGGAGCTCGCCTTCGGCGCGCTCTGCCTCTATGGCGCGCTGCGGCTTTTTGGCGCACGAAAGGATGAGGCCGCGCGCTTCGAAGCGGCGAAGCAATGCGCCATCGGCGGGCTCGCGCTCGGCTTCGCGCTCTATTTCTTCGGCTTCATGATCATCGGCGGCGAATGGTTCCAGATGTGGCGTTCCATTGATTGGAACTTCCAGCAGCCGGCGTTTCGATTCATCGGCTCGCTCGGCCTCATCCTGCTCTTCGTCGCGCAGCCGGAGACCCCGCGCGGCTGA
- a CDS encoding cytochrome-c peroxidase, translating into MALAARSRLSTLSRAFLFLLVAASPATSLESTTSDARAADEARLSQRELLGKRIFEDKNLSEPAGLSCASCHDPAKAFQGNNGSPIAALARGSRPDALGTRKTPTLGYVSFSPRFHFMKKKDEETGETELVPVGGQFWDGRADDLAAQVEGPLLNPREMNNPSKAAVVEKIKSGAYADLARRLYGEKIFESDAAFDKLAHAVAAYESSERFHPFSSKFDDFLRGREKLTAEEAKGFALFKDKKKGNCIACHVGEEKSRHPQDWLFTDFSYDALGAPRNAAIPDNKDPAFVDLGLCKREGLAKVAPKGYAIDSLCGQFKAPTLRNIAVTGPYLHNGVFASLRDVVAFYATRDTDPARWYPKKEGATAKYDDLPETFHDNVNVKEVPYDRKPDETPRIDESEIDAIVAFLRTLTDRPAAKAER; encoded by the coding sequence ATGGCGCTCGCCGCTCGATCGCGCCTCTCGACATTGTCGCGCGCGTTTTTATTTCTGCTCGTCGCGGCCTCGCCGGCGACGAGCCTCGAATCGACGACGAGCGATGCGCGCGCCGCCGATGAGGCTCGTCTCTCGCAGCGGGAGCTGCTGGGGAAACGAATTTTCGAGGATAAGAATCTCTCGGAGCCCGCCGGCCTCTCCTGCGCCTCCTGCCATGATCCCGCCAAGGCGTTTCAGGGCAATAATGGCTCGCCCATAGCGGCGCTGGCGCGCGGCAGCCGGCCGGACGCGCTCGGAACGCGCAAGACGCCGACGCTCGGCTATGTGTCCTTCAGCCCGCGCTTTCATTTCATGAAGAAGAAGGACGAGGAGACCGGCGAGACCGAGCTGGTTCCCGTCGGCGGCCAATTTTGGGACGGCCGCGCGGATGATCTCGCCGCGCAAGTGGAAGGGCCGCTGCTCAATCCGCGCGAGATGAACAATCCGTCGAAAGCCGCCGTGGTCGAGAAGATAAAATCCGGCGCCTATGCCGATCTCGCGCGGCGCCTCTATGGCGAGAAGATTTTCGAGAGCGATGCGGCCTTCGACAAATTGGCGCATGCTGTCGCCGCCTATGAGAGCAGCGAGCGATTTCATCCTTTCTCGTCCAAATTCGACGATTTTCTGCGCGGACGCGAGAAATTGACCGCCGAAGAGGCGAAGGGCTTCGCGCTGTTCAAGGACAAGAAGAAGGGCAATTGCATCGCCTGCCATGTCGGCGAGGAGAAATCGCGCCATCCGCAGGACTGGCTGTTCACCGATTTCAGCTATGACGCGCTGGGCGCGCCGCGCAACGCCGCCATACCGGACAACAAAGACCCCGCATTTGTCGATCTCGGCCTCTGCAAGCGGGAAGGGCTCGCCAAGGTCGCGCCCAAGGGCTACGCCATCGACAGCCTCTGCGGGCAGTTCAAGGCGCCGACCTTGCGCAACATCGCCGTCACCGGCCCCTATCTGCACAATGGCGTCTTCGCCAGCCTGCGCGATGTCGTGGCCTTCTATGCGACGCGCGACACCGATCCTGCGCGCTGGTATCCCAAGAAAGAGGGCGCGACCGCGAAATACGACGATCTGCCGGAGACGTTCCACGACAATGTGAACGTCAAGGAAGTTCCCTATGATCGCAAGCCGGACGAGACGCCGCGGATCGACGAGAGCGAGATCGACGCCATCGTCGCCTTTCTGCGCACGCTGACCGACCGGCCCGCGGCGAAGGCGGAGAGATAG
- a CDS encoding mucoidy inhibitor MuiA family protein gives MRLRVLLLVCVSSIALTPAWAKETIVEATSIIDGVIVHPDAATVTRRAAIDLPAGAATILLKNLPFALDADSLRVSGEANGRVTIGAVEARLAPAETQAPDTAIEAKLKQLRAARESLQVTLDALAAKQAMIARYSQAGPEKLGPETRPLAIGEWNAAFDAIASALTRTGEELRGARVKAKELDDEIHALESGTGARATRRPSREIAIAVESASGGRLQLSLSYLVAGAYWRPAYDARLETSGAAGKPQLEFIRRAAVTQSTGEDWNDVALSVSTTRAHRGAAAPDVQPQRVSFYEPPIVYAPKAAAPATMERQMRRSAEAPMAAAAAPEPAPAEQQTAALESNAFQASFKISGRVGAPGDGTTKSFILSARRMTPTLAARIAPALDPTAFLEARIVNEEDAPLLAGPVAVQRDGMHVGQSRIAFVAPGEAVELGFGADDKIKVARAPVKRLENEPSWFGQTKYETRDFKTTVENLHDFIVPVRVVDQIPFSENTAITVETLPQTTAPTTKQIADKRGVMGWSFDAKPRETKELRLAYRVKWPAERDIVTQPAPIAPR, from the coding sequence ATGCGGCTTCGCGTGCTTCTGCTCGTTTGCGTGTCTTCGATCGCTCTCACCCCCGCATGGGCGAAGGAGACGATCGTCGAGGCGACATCAATTATCGACGGCGTCATCGTCCATCCCGACGCCGCCACAGTGACGCGCAGAGCGGCGATCGATCTTCCCGCCGGCGCCGCGACAATTCTCCTCAAAAATCTTCCCTTCGCGCTCGACGCCGATTCGCTGCGCGTCTCCGGCGAGGCGAATGGGCGCGTGACGATCGGCGCCGTCGAGGCGCGGCTCGCGCCGGCGGAGACGCAGGCCCCGGACACGGCGATCGAAGCGAAGCTGAAGCAATTGCGCGCTGCGCGCGAGAGCCTGCAAGTGACGCTGGACGCGCTCGCCGCCAAGCAGGCCATGATCGCGCGCTATTCGCAGGCCGGGCCGGAGAAGCTCGGCCCCGAGACGCGGCCGCTCGCGATCGGCGAATGGAACGCGGCCTTCGACGCCATCGCCTCCGCATTGACCAGAACCGGCGAGGAACTGCGCGGCGCCCGCGTCAAGGCGAAGGAGCTCGACGACGAGATCCATGCGCTGGAGTCGGGAACAGGCGCGCGCGCGACGCGGCGCCCGTCGCGCGAGATCGCCATCGCCGTCGAATCGGCGAGCGGCGGGAGGCTGCAATTGTCCCTCTCCTATCTCGTCGCCGGCGCCTATTGGCGGCCCGCCTATGACGCGCGACTCGAGACCAGCGGCGCGGCGGGCAAGCCGCAGCTCGAATTCATTCGCCGCGCCGCGGTGACGCAGAGCACGGGCGAGGATTGGAACGATGTCGCGCTCTCCGTCTCGACGACGCGCGCGCATCGCGGCGCGGCGGCGCCCGATGTGCAGCCGCAGCGCGTGAGCTTCTACGAGCCGCCGATCGTCTATGCGCCGAAAGCCGCGGCGCCCGCTACGATGGAGCGGCAGATGCGCAGATCGGCGGAAGCGCCGATGGCCGCCGCTGCGGCGCCCGAGCCTGCGCCCGCGGAGCAGCAGACGGCGGCGCTCGAATCCAACGCCTTTCAGGCGAGCTTCAAAATTTCCGGCCGCGTCGGCGCGCCCGGCGACGGGACGACGAAGAGCTTTATTCTCTCCGCGCGCCGCATGACGCCGACGCTCGCCGCGCGCATCGCGCCGGCGCTCGATCCCACGGCTTTTCTCGAGGCGCGCATCGTCAATGAGGAGGACGCGCCGCTGCTGGCCGGCCCTGTCGCCGTGCAGCGCGACGGAATGCATGTGGGGCAGAGCCGCATCGCTTTCGTCGCGCCGGGAGAGGCGGTGGAGCTCGGCTTCGGCGCCGACGACAAGATCAAGGTCGCGCGCGCGCCGGTCAAGCGCCTCGAGAATGAGCCGAGCTGGTTCGGCCAGACGAAATACGAGACGCGCGACTTCAAGACGACGGTCGAGAATCTGCACGATTTCATCGTTCCGGTGAGGGTCGTCGATCAGATTCCGTTTTCGGAGAATACCGCCATCACGGTGGAGACTCTGCCGCAGACGACCGCGCCCACGACGAAGCAGATCGCCGACAAGCGCGGCGTGATGGGCTGGAGCTTCGACGCCAAGCCGCGCGAGACGAAAGAGCTGCGCCTCGCCTATCGCGTGAAATGGCCGGCGGAGCGCGACATTGTGACACAACCGGCGCCGATCGCGCCGAGGTGA
- a CDS encoding heme-binding protein, producing MHVNIAAAEAAITAARKRAAELGTKMCIAVVDSGADLKAFYRMDDAWVGSIDIAIKKAKTAVFFGMPTGEIGKLSQPGGPLFGIEHSNDGLITFPGGLPIVDEDGVLVGAIGVSGSSVENDHAVAQAGVAVVGVSDLPAHPWRT from the coding sequence ATGCATGTCAATATCGCCGCGGCGGAAGCCGCCATCACCGCCGCACGCAAGCGCGCCGCCGAGCTCGGCACGAAAATGTGCATCGCCGTCGTCGATTCCGGCGCCGATCTGAAAGCCTTCTATCGCATGGACGACGCCTGGGTCGGCAGCATCGACATTGCGATCAAGAAGGCGAAGACGGCCGTCTTCTTCGGCATGCCGACGGGCGAGATCGGCAAGCTGTCGCAGCCGGGCGGCCCGCTCTTCGGCATTGAGCATTCCAATGACGGGCTCATCACCTTCCCCGGCGGCCTGCCCATCGTCGACGAGGATGGCGTGCTGGTCGGAGCCATAGGCGTCAGCGGCAGCTCGGTGGAGAATGACCACGCCGTCGCGCAGGCCGGCGTCGCCGTCGTCGGCGTCAGCGATCTGCCGGCGCATCCTTGGCGGACGTGA
- a CDS encoding GDSL-type esterase/lipase family protein — translation MLTFSLRAGRRKAAEAAQIYPGARMTTPVRICFFGDSLVNGTGDDDGLGWVGRLVSRERRAGRDVTAYNLGVCRDTSADIAARWREEARRRLPEDCDARLLFSFGANDCVEEEAGRARVPLEETLAHAEQMLREAMTRAPVLMVGPFLPGAARIDGLCPRLQKLCAALRIPYIETRGFAARCGVLLQEAAAGDGAHPNSGGYAALADFIGAAPQWRAWLDRGLTSAKDAPADR, via the coding sequence ATGCTCACCTTCTCCCTGCGAGCGGGGAGAAGGAAGGCGGCGGAGGCCGCGCAAATCTATCCGGGGGCGCGCATGACCACGCCGGTTCGCATCTGCTTTTTCGGCGACAGCCTCGTCAATGGAACCGGCGACGATGATGGTCTCGGCTGGGTGGGCCGGCTCGTCTCGCGCGAGCGCCGGGCGGGGCGCGACGTCACCGCCTATAATCTCGGCGTCTGCCGCGACACCAGCGCCGATATCGCCGCGCGCTGGCGCGAGGAGGCGCGCCGCCGCCTGCCGGAAGATTGCGACGCGCGTCTGCTGTTTTCCTTCGGCGCCAATGATTGCGTGGAGGAGGAAGCGGGCCGCGCGCGCGTTCCGCTCGAGGAGACGCTGGCCCATGCGGAGCAAATGCTGCGCGAGGCTATGACGCGCGCGCCCGTATTGATGGTGGGGCCGTTTCTGCCGGGCGCAGCGCGGATCGATGGTCTGTGCCCGCGATTGCAAAAGCTCTGCGCCGCGCTGCGCATTCCCTATATCGAGACGCGCGGCTTCGCTGCGCGCTGCGGCGTGCTTTTGCAGGAGGCGGCCGCCGGCGACGGCGCCCACCCCAATAGCGGCGGCTATGCGGCGCTGGCCGATTTCATCGGCGCGGCGCCGCAATGGCGCGCGTGGCTCGACCGCGGACTCACGTCCGCCAAGGATGCGCCGGCAGATCGCTGA
- a CDS encoding RluA family pseudouridine synthase, which produces MTPMTPDDLVSRLLYRDGLMLVVDKPAGLPVHRGPKGGENLEDHFDALRFGLPRAPALAHRLDRDTSGCLVLGRHRKALERLGKLFHDGRIKKTYWAIVEGAPSAEEGHIDMALGRLDSTRGWWMRPDPLGQPAQTDWRVLGRARDAQGNDLAFLELRPQTGRTHQLRVHCQAMGWPMLGDPVYGHGKREGAPPLHLHAREIDIPMRENKERIVVRAPAPAHMREALALCGWRAEAE; this is translated from the coding sequence ATGACGCCCATGACGCCGGATGATCTCGTTTCGCGCCTCCTCTATCGGGACGGGCTGATGCTCGTCGTCGACAAGCCCGCCGGCCTGCCCGTGCATCGCGGCCCCAAGGGCGGCGAGAATCTGGAGGACCATTTCGACGCTCTGCGCTTCGGCCTGCCGCGCGCGCCGGCGCTCGCCCATCGGCTCGATCGCGACACCTCCGGCTGCCTCGTGCTCGGCCGCCACCGCAAGGCGCTGGAGCGGCTCGGCAAGCTGTTTCACGACGGGCGCATCAAAAAGACCTATTGGGCGATCGTCGAAGGCGCGCCTTCCGCGGAGGAGGGCCATATCGACATGGCGCTCGGCCGGCTCGATTCGACGCGCGGCTGGTGGATGCGCCCCGATCCGCTGGGCCAGCCGGCGCAGACGGATTGGCGTGTGCTGGGCCGCGCCCGCGACGCGCAGGGCAACGATCTCGCCTTCCTCGAGCTGAGGCCGCAGACCGGCCGCACGCATCAGCTGCGCGTTCATTGCCAGGCCATGGGCTGGCCCATGCTCGGCGATCCCGTCTATGGCCACGGCAAGCGCGAAGGCGCGCCGCCGCTGCATCTTCACGCGCGCGAAATCGACATTCCGATGCGCGAGAACAAGGAGCGCATCGTCGTGCGCGCCCCGGCGCCCGCGCATATGCGCGAAGCGCTGGCGCTCTGCGGATGGCGCGCGGAGGCGGAATGA
- a CDS encoding HupE/UreJ family protein, producing MSWSLKCLPLVVAALLASIAPAFAHTADISTAKITPEKDHSYQVDVGFLATDLERIFSQTMAERSGVELSQPGVLETEIGKLIQRRVAMHDADGHACAGRVDYAGEDPSNADSALVKLKFDCASVPGQIFYDAKALLAAAGSKAKHLVTLTGANAGETMLYPADAPLDLSKPLETVWQLMWKFVQAGVEHILTGYDHISFLIAILLWATRVWPVVKIVTAFTVSHSVTLSLAALDIVTLPSQWVEAAIAASIIYVAVENFFSRRVDGRWRDTFLFGFVHGFGFASGLKELGVPANAVLPALASFNIGVELGQVAIVLVFVPALLFIDKQTGGKRSPQLVYALSAVIALLGAYWLLERVGALDFVLAHLGHSA from the coding sequence ATGAGCTGGTCGTTGAAATGCCTGCCGCTCGTCGTCGCCGCATTGCTCGCATCGATCGCGCCGGCCTTCGCCCATACGGCGGATATTTCCACCGCCAAGATCACGCCCGAGAAAGACCACTCCTATCAGGTCGACGTCGGCTTTCTGGCGACCGATCTCGAGCGCATCTTCTCACAGACCATGGCGGAGCGCTCCGGCGTCGAGCTTTCGCAGCCGGGCGTGCTGGAGACCGAGATCGGCAAGCTCATTCAACGCCGCGTCGCCATGCATGACGCCGACGGGCACGCCTGCGCCGGCCGCGTGGACTATGCCGGCGAGGACCCCAGCAATGCGGACAGCGCATTGGTGAAGCTGAAGTTCGACTGCGCCAGCGTTCCCGGCCAGATTTTCTACGACGCGAAAGCGCTCCTGGCCGCCGCCGGCTCCAAGGCGAAGCATCTCGTCACGCTGACCGGCGCCAACGCCGGCGAGACCATGCTCTATCCCGCCGATGCGCCGCTCGATCTCTCCAAGCCGCTGGAGACGGTGTGGCAGCTGATGTGGAAATTCGTGCAGGCCGGCGTCGAGCATATTCTCACCGGCTACGACCACATTTCCTTCCTCATCGCCATTCTTCTCTGGGCGACGCGCGTCTGGCCGGTGGTGAAGATCGTCACCGCCTTCACGGTCTCGCATTCGGTCACGCTGTCGCTGGCGGCGCTCGATATCGTCACGCTGCCCTCGCAATGGGTGGAGGCGGCGATCGCGGCGTCGATCATCTATGTCGCGGTCGAGAATTTCTTCTCGCGCCGCGTCGATGGACGCTGGCGCGACACGTTTCTCTTCGGCTTTGTTCATGGCTTCGGCTTCGCCAGCGGGCTGAAGGAGCTGGGCGTCCCGGCGAACGCCGTGCTGCCGGCGCTCGCCTCCTTCAACATAGGCGTCGAGCTCGGACAGGTGGCGATCGTGCTGGTCTTCGTGCCGGCGCTGCTCTTCATCGACAAGCAGACCGGCGGCAAGCGCAGCCCGCAGCTCGTCTATGCGCTGTCGGCCGTCATCGCGCTGCTCGGCGCCTATTGGCTACTGGAGCGCGTCGGCGCGCTGGATTTCGTGCTCGCGCATCTCGGCCATTCGGCTTGA
- the nikR gene encoding nickel-responsive transcriptional regulator NikR produces the protein MQRVTMTIDDDLMAALDQYMEAGGHQNRSEAVRDLVRAGLLKKPEADGGDRPCIGALVYLYDHETRQLSKRLMHDHHSHADLSIAALHVHVDAETCLEVSLLRGAKSEVEHFARHVIGERGVRYGQLVVAPAEAHSPESASTPKPHHGHSHV, from the coding sequence ATGCAGCGTGTCACCATGACCATCGACGACGATCTCATGGCCGCTCTCGACCAATATATGGAGGCCGGCGGGCATCAGAATCGCTCGGAGGCGGTGCGCGATCTCGTGCGCGCCGGCCTGCTGAAAAAGCCCGAGGCCGACGGCGGCGACCGCCCCTGCATCGGCGCGCTCGTCTATCTCTACGATCACGAGACGCGGCAATTGTCGAAGCGGCTGATGCACGACCATCACAGCCACGCCGATCTCTCCATCGCCGCCCTGCATGTGCATGTCGACGCCGAAACCTGCCTCGAGGTTTCGCTGCTGCGCGGCGCAAAGTCGGAGGTCGAGCATTTCGCCCGGCATGTGATCGGCGAGCGCGGCGTGCGCTATGGCCAGCTCGTCGTCGCGCCGGCGGAAGCGCATTCGCCAGAGAGCGCCTCCACGCCAAAGCCCCACCACGGCCACAGCCACGTCTGA
- a CDS encoding TonB-dependent receptor, translating into MIGRRVGEVSALALAVALFGAAAIAQEALPDIDVGAPIAAATPAAAAARSDEAQKAKVRIEAASETVFSGQQVNAVPFARPGEALEIVPGLSVTQHSGEGKANQYFLRGFQLDHGTDFSLTLDGMPINMRTHGHGQGYADANFLIPELLSSVVGRKGPYYADKGDFSSAGAVDMQYIDKLDRGFFRATGGSFAYGRLLGAKSFEVNGGNLLTAIESSIYNGPWTRPDEMRKINSVLRWSRGTQEDGLSITAMAYANRWFSTDQIPSRAVYGGVLPLWGNIDSTDGGDASRFSLSARWSQTEGAHSSRVEAYAIRSTLDLYNNFTYFLSHPDVGDQFRQFDRRTVLGVNAQHAYKYELAGLPIESRIGLESRYDNIRLGLQDSWRRQPYDTITNSHVAEGSVGLWTDTTVRFTPWLRATGGVRFDYFAASVGSLQDPLSAPKDENGAPIWTGPWNSGSKSATMGSPKVGVVIGPFEQTELFLNFGEGLHSTDVRGTVTRLSPADGSGVATIPLLVKQRGAEIGVRTTRLLEGLESSVAFWWLNNDSENQFEGDSGSTAFGRPSRRYGVEIINHYTPASWLRMEGSVSLSHARFRGVDQQQALAWIDLLSPDAIGYGTYVGNAPGNYIPDSPNIVAMGQIEVGEATGPFAALRYRYLGERPLTEDGAFKSPATGTLNLRAGYRFDNGWSIQADAFNVTNSRSDMITYGYGSLIPSDPLYGLCKAGVAPGSVCGVGVMGRHFKPMEPPAVRVSITGPLPF; encoded by the coding sequence ATGATTGGCCGGCGAGTTGGCGAAGTTTCGGCATTGGCCCTGGCGGTCGCCCTTTTCGGCGCCGCCGCCATCGCCCAGGAGGCTCTCCCGGACATAGACGTCGGCGCGCCCATCGCGGCCGCGACGCCGGCGGCGGCCGCCGCGCGCTCGGATGAAGCGCAAAAGGCGAAGGTGAGGATCGAGGCGGCCAGCGAGACCGTCTTCAGCGGCCAGCAGGTCAACGCCGTTCCCTTCGCGCGTCCGGGCGAGGCGCTCGAGATCGTCCCCGGCCTCTCGGTCACGCAGCACAGCGGCGAGGGCAAGGCGAACCAATATTTTCTGCGCGGCTTCCAGCTCGACCACGGCACCGATTTCTCGCTGACGCTGGACGGAATGCCGATCAACATGCGCACCCATGGCCACGGCCAGGGCTATGCGGACGCCAATTTTCTGATCCCGGAGCTGCTCTCCTCCGTCGTCGGCCGCAAAGGCCCCTATTACGCCGACAAGGGCGATTTCTCGTCGGCCGGCGCGGTCGATATGCAGTATATCGACAAGCTCGATCGCGGCTTCTTCCGGGCGACGGGCGGCAGCTTCGCCTATGGCCGCCTGCTCGGGGCCAAGAGCTTCGAGGTGAATGGCGGCAATCTGCTGACCGCCATCGAATCCAGCATCTATAACGGCCCTTGGACGCGGCCGGACGAGATGCGCAAGATCAATTCGGTGCTGCGCTGGTCGCGCGGCACGCAGGAGGACGGCCTCTCGATCACGGCCATGGCCTACGCCAATCGCTGGTTCTCCACCGACCAGATTCCCTCGCGCGCCGTCTATGGCGGCGTCCTTCCGCTGTGGGGCAATATCGACAGCACCGATGGCGGCGACGCCTCGCGCTTCAGCCTATCGGCGCGCTGGAGCCAGACGGAGGGCGCGCATTCCTCGCGCGTGGAAGCCTACGCCATCCGCTCGACGCTCGATCTCTACAACAACTTCACCTATTTCCTCTCGCATCCCGACGTCGGCGACCAGTTCCGCCAGTTCGACCGGCGCACAGTGCTCGGCGTCAACGCGCAGCACGCCTATAAATACGAGCTCGCCGGCCTGCCGATCGAATCGCGCATCGGCCTCGAGAGCCGCTACGACAATATTCGTCTCGGCCTTCAGGACAGCTGGCGGCGCCAGCCCTATGACACCATAACCAACAGCCATGTGGCGGAAGGCAGCGTCGGCCTTTGGACCGACACCACGGTCCGCTTCACGCCCTGGCTGCGCGCCACCGGCGGCGTGCGCTTCGACTATTTCGCCGCCAGCGTCGGCAGCCTCCAGGATCCGCTCTCCGCGCCCAAGGACGAGAATGGCGCTCCGATCTGGACCGGCCCTTGGAACAGCGGCTCCAAATCGGCGACGATGGGCAGCCCGAAGGTCGGCGTCGTTATCGGCCCCTTCGAGCAGACCGAGCTCTTCCTCAATTTCGGCGAGGGGCTGCATTCGACCGACGTTCGCGGAACCGTGACCCGGCTGAGCCCGGCCGACGGCTCCGGCGTGGCGACCATTCCCCTGCTGGTGAAGCAGCGCGGCGCCGAGATCGGCGTGCGGACCACGCGCCTGCTCGAGGGGCTCGAATCCTCGGTCGCCTTCTGGTGGCTGAACAATGATTCGGAAAATCAATTCGAGGGCGACTCCGGCAGCACGGCCTTCGGCCGGCCGAGCCGGCGCTATGGCGTGGAGATCATCAACCACTACACGCCCGCCTCCTGGCTGCGCATGGAGGGCAGCGTGTCGCTGTCCCATGCGCGCTTCCGCGGCGTCGACCAGCAGCAGGCGCTGGCCTGGATCGATCTTCTGTCGCCTGACGCGATCGGATACGGAACCTATGTCGGCAACGCCCCCGGCAATTACATTCCCGATTCGCCCAACATCGTCGCCATGGGCCAGATCGAGGTGGGCGAGGCGACCGGCCCCTTCGCGGCGCTGCGCTATCGCTATCTCGGCGAGCGCCCGCTGACCGAGGACGGCGCCTTCAAATCGCCAGCGACCGGAACGCTCAATCTGCGCGCCGGCTATCGCTTCGACAATGGCTGGAGCATTCAGGCCGACGCTTTCAACGTCACCAATTCGCGCTCCGACATGATCACCTATGGCTATGGATCGCTGATCCCCTCCGATCCGCTCTATGGCCTGTGCAAGGCCGGCGTCGCGCCGGGGAGTGTCTGCGGCGTCGGCGTCATGGGCCGTCATTTCAAGCCGATGGAGCCGCCGGCCGTGCGCGTGTCGATCACCGGCCCGCTGCCCTTCTGA